The proteins below are encoded in one region of Oreochromis niloticus isolate F11D_XX linkage group LG6, O_niloticus_UMD_NMBU, whole genome shotgun sequence:
- the LOC100709532 gene encoding ecto-ADP-ribosyltransferase 4 isoform X3, translating to MGCRRKVLLASIIFTLVCYKVTAKDTRLLDVQKTKDVVDDQYDGCRDEAMKKFIESDVLKRELSNSEGFQKAWTKSNECSKQIPGGRKEHTAALSVYVKGDRPFIKTLNKAIETMGGNVSIYENHFHFKSLHFLLMDSMRLLKPQECKNFYVFQDGQNKPQKGSTVRFTSFTSAHSDYEELKKSEDVDENMILNLTSCFFVNLKDYVCGQELDEILLSPAEVFTVEQVETKTTSDDDEYLDIVLKQLRLKSSHNCYISSRSPPAAVSTLWLVSVLAASSLFSVTV from the exons ATGGGGTGCAGAAGAAAAGTGCTTCTTGCTTCAATAATTTTCACACTTGTCTGCTACAAA GTGACCGCAAAGGATACAAGATTACTGGATGTCCAAAAGACCAAAGATGTTGTAGATGACCAGTATGATGGATGCCGTGATGAGGCCATGAAGAAGTTCATTGAGTCAGACGTGTTAAAACGAGAACTAAGCAACAGTGAAGGATTTCAGAAAGCGTGGACTAAAAGTAACGAGTGTTCAAAGCAGATCCCTGGAGGAAGAAAAGAGCATACTGCTGCACTTTCAGTCTATGTTAAAGGAGATCGGCCTTtcataaaaacactgaacaaagcAATAGAGACAATGGGTGGAAATGTTAGCATCTATGAAAACCACTTCCACTTCAAGTCTCTTCATTTCCTGCTGATGGACTCCATGAGGCTGCTGAAGCCACAGGAGTGCAAGaacttttatgtttttcaagATGGTCAAAACAAACCACAGAAAGGCTCCACAGTGAGATTTACAAGTTTCACCTCAGCTCATTCAGACTATGAAGAGCTAAAGAAATCTGAAGATGTCGATGAGAATATGATTTTAAATCTCACTTCTTGTTTCTTTGTCAACCTGAAAGACTATGTGTGCGGTCAAGAACTGGATGAAATACTCTTATCTCCAGCAGAAGTTTTCACTGTGGAACAAGTGGAAACAAAAACTACATCGGATGATGACGAATACCTTGACATTGTTCTGAAACAGTTAAGACTGAAAAGCTCCCACAACTGTTACATCTCTTCACG GTCTCCTCCAGCTGCTGTCTCCACCCTGTGGCTTGTATCAGTGCTTGCGGCCTCATCTTTGTTTTCTGTAACTGTTTAG
- the LOC100709532 gene encoding ecto-ADP-ribosyltransferase 4 isoform X1, with amino-acid sequence MILLSRNLLLTSTREQRRKQCYIQWKVISLMQPFCELLTQVYSSCFRRRREQKMGCRRKVLLASIIFTLVCYKVTAKDTRLLDVQKTKDVVDDQYDGCRDEAMKKFIESDVLKRELSNSEGFQKAWTKSNECSKQIPGGRKEHTAALSVYVKGDRPFIKTLNKAIETMGGNVSIYENHFHFKSLHFLLMDSMRLLKPQECKNFYVFQDGQNKPQKGSTVRFTSFTSAHSDYEELKKSEDVDENMILNLTSCFFVNLKDYVCGQELDEILLSPAEVFTVEQVETKTTSDDDEYLDIVLKQLRLKSSHNCYISSRSPPAAVSTLWLVSVLAASSLFSVTV; translated from the exons ATGATCTTGCTCAGCAGGAATTTACTCTTAACAAGCACCAGAGAACAGCGGAGAAAACAATGCTACATACAGTGGAAAGTCATCAG TTTGATGCAGCCTTTTTGTGAGTTGCTAACACAAGTTTACTCTTCTTGCTTCAG aagaagaagagaacaaAAAATGGGGTGCAGAAGAAAAGTGCTTCTTGCTTCAATAATTTTCACACTTGTCTGCTACAAA GTGACCGCAAAGGATACAAGATTACTGGATGTCCAAAAGACCAAAGATGTTGTAGATGACCAGTATGATGGATGCCGTGATGAGGCCATGAAGAAGTTCATTGAGTCAGACGTGTTAAAACGAGAACTAAGCAACAGTGAAGGATTTCAGAAAGCGTGGACTAAAAGTAACGAGTGTTCAAAGCAGATCCCTGGAGGAAGAAAAGAGCATACTGCTGCACTTTCAGTCTATGTTAAAGGAGATCGGCCTTtcataaaaacactgaacaaagcAATAGAGACAATGGGTGGAAATGTTAGCATCTATGAAAACCACTTCCACTTCAAGTCTCTTCATTTCCTGCTGATGGACTCCATGAGGCTGCTGAAGCCACAGGAGTGCAAGaacttttatgtttttcaagATGGTCAAAACAAACCACAGAAAGGCTCCACAGTGAGATTTACAAGTTTCACCTCAGCTCATTCAGACTATGAAGAGCTAAAGAAATCTGAAGATGTCGATGAGAATATGATTTTAAATCTCACTTCTTGTTTCTTTGTCAACCTGAAAGACTATGTGTGCGGTCAAGAACTGGATGAAATACTCTTATCTCCAGCAGAAGTTTTCACTGTGGAACAAGTGGAAACAAAAACTACATCGGATGATGACGAATACCTTGACATTGTTCTGAAACAGTTAAGACTGAAAAGCTCCCACAACTGTTACATCTCTTCACG GTCTCCTCCAGCTGCTGTCTCCACCCTGTGGCTTGTATCAGTGCTTGCGGCCTCATCTTTGTTTTCTGTAACTGTTTAG
- the LOC100709532 gene encoding ecto-ADP-ribosyltransferase 4 isoform X2, translating to MQPFCELLTQVYSSCFRRRREQKMGCRRKVLLASIIFTLVCYKVTAKDTRLLDVQKTKDVVDDQYDGCRDEAMKKFIESDVLKRELSNSEGFQKAWTKSNECSKQIPGGRKEHTAALSVYVKGDRPFIKTLNKAIETMGGNVSIYENHFHFKSLHFLLMDSMRLLKPQECKNFYVFQDGQNKPQKGSTVRFTSFTSAHSDYEELKKSEDVDENMILNLTSCFFVNLKDYVCGQELDEILLSPAEVFTVEQVETKTTSDDDEYLDIVLKQLRLKSSHNCYISSRSPPAAVSTLWLVSVLAASSLFSVTV from the exons ATGCAGCCTTTTTGTGAGTTGCTAACACAAGTTTACTCTTCTTGCTTCAG aagaagaagagaacaaAAAATGGGGTGCAGAAGAAAAGTGCTTCTTGCTTCAATAATTTTCACACTTGTCTGCTACAAA GTGACCGCAAAGGATACAAGATTACTGGATGTCCAAAAGACCAAAGATGTTGTAGATGACCAGTATGATGGATGCCGTGATGAGGCCATGAAGAAGTTCATTGAGTCAGACGTGTTAAAACGAGAACTAAGCAACAGTGAAGGATTTCAGAAAGCGTGGACTAAAAGTAACGAGTGTTCAAAGCAGATCCCTGGAGGAAGAAAAGAGCATACTGCTGCACTTTCAGTCTATGTTAAAGGAGATCGGCCTTtcataaaaacactgaacaaagcAATAGAGACAATGGGTGGAAATGTTAGCATCTATGAAAACCACTTCCACTTCAAGTCTCTTCATTTCCTGCTGATGGACTCCATGAGGCTGCTGAAGCCACAGGAGTGCAAGaacttttatgtttttcaagATGGTCAAAACAAACCACAGAAAGGCTCCACAGTGAGATTTACAAGTTTCACCTCAGCTCATTCAGACTATGAAGAGCTAAAGAAATCTGAAGATGTCGATGAGAATATGATTTTAAATCTCACTTCTTGTTTCTTTGTCAACCTGAAAGACTATGTGTGCGGTCAAGAACTGGATGAAATACTCTTATCTCCAGCAGAAGTTTTCACTGTGGAACAAGTGGAAACAAAAACTACATCGGATGATGACGAATACCTTGACATTGTTCTGAAACAGTTAAGACTGAAAAGCTCCCACAACTGTTACATCTCTTCACG GTCTCCTCCAGCTGCTGTCTCCACCCTGTGGCTTGTATCAGTGCTTGCGGCCTCATCTTTGTTTTCTGTAACTGTTTAG
- the tacr3l gene encoding tachykinin receptor 3-like — translation MENTTRGLTNQFVQPPWRVALWSVAYSTVLAVAVFGNLIVIWIILAHKRMRTVTNYFLLNLAFSDVSMAAFNTLINFIYAAHGEWYFGQVYCRFHNFFPVTAVFASIYSMTAIAIDRYMAIIHPMKPRLPAKATLGVIVCIWSLAVVLAFPLCYFSTIRTLPQRTVCYVAWPRMAEDSFMYHIIVTVLVYILPLVVMGITYTIVGVTLWGGEIPGDSSDNYQGQLQAKRKVVKMMIIVVVTFALCWLPYHVYFIATGLNKRLSKWKYIQQVYLSVLWLAMSSTMYNPIIYCCLNSRFRAGFKQVFRWCPFVRVSSYDELELQSTRLRPCHQSSVCTSILSKDKSTRGNRSKPNSELNNKDS, via the exons ATGGAAAACACAACCAGAGGTCTGACCAACCAGTTCGTGCAGCCTCCGTGGCGCGTCGCGCTGTGGTCGGTGGCTTACAGCACAGTGCTGGCCGTGGCGGTCTTCGGGAACCTGATAGTGATTTGGATTATTCTGGCGCACAAGCGGATGAGGACTGTCACCAACTATTTCCTGCTGAACTTGGCTTTCTCTGACGTTTCCATGGCCGCTTTCAACACGCTCATCAACTTCATCTACGCGGCTCACGGAGAGTGGTACTTCGGGCAGGTGTACTGCAGGTTCCACAACTTCTTTCCCGTCACCGCCGTGTTTGCCAGCATCTACTCCATGACCGCGATCGCCATCGACAG GTACATGGCGATCATCCACCCTATGAAGCCTCGTCTGCCTGCTAAAGCCACTCTGGGGGTCATTGTCTGTATCTGGAGCTTGGCTGTGGTTCTGGCCTTCCCGCTCTGCTACTTCTCCACCATCCGAACTCTGCCCCAAAGGACCGTCTGCTACGTGGCCTGGCCCCGCATGGCTGAAGACTCCTTCAT GTATCATATCATAGTTACAGTTCTGGTCTACATACTGCCCTTAGTGGTGATGGGCATCACCTATACCATTGTGGGGGTGACACTATGGGGAGGTGAGATCCCTGGAGATTCATCTGATAACTAccaaggacagctacaggccaAAAGGAAG GTGGTGAAGATGATGATTATTGTAGTGGTTACCTTCGCCCTCTGCTGGCTGCCGTATCATGTCTACTTCATCGCGACGGGTCTCAACAAGCGTCTGAGCAAGTGGAAGTACATCCAGCAGGTTTACCTGTCCGTGCTGTGGCTTGCAATGAGCTCCACCATGTACAATCCCATCATCTACTGCTGCCTCAATAGCAG GTTTCGAGCTGGTTTCAAGCAGGTTTTCCGCTGGTGCCCTTTTGTCCGGGTGTCGAGCTACGATGAGCTGGAGCTCCAAAGCACAAGACTTCGACCGTGTCACCAGAGCAGCGTGTGCACCAGCATCCTGAGCAAAGACAAGAGCACTCGTGGAAACAGGTCGAAACCCAACTCTGAGCTGAATAATAAAGACAGTTAG
- the primpol gene encoding DNA-directed primase/polymerase protein — MSKWGDRLKKVEQLAQSFQKNPLTTPYKPRLWPCQPSSVWKLFPRQCMAISFAQSCKEAVHVFALEKEKEVVGQRIYLVTSYSELWFYYRTYTQSLMHCYEVIPEGAVCKLYLDLEFHKPSNKGSDGKTMVSLLIQYVCDKLLEVYGIECSVKNVLNLDSSTEEKFSRHLIFCLQQAAFKDNIHVGRFIHAILQPVLNKPKNGSHLDNGVETRTQAASPEMKRRKAEGRDLSFLQVKNKDGRDSLFVDLGVYTKNRNFRLYKSSKAGKNAAFTVAEDNQCIAKPEKGTSLEESIFLASLVCNVSFTGQRILTWDVPESSEPKISPSKCQQGSGSDSGALSGFLSSPHQEVDNFVLTVVRKDGIQGSLRRWNYFAAEQLLVYDIAKYRWCENVGRFHKSNNIMIVVDLKEEVWYQKCHDPDCRNFRSSSYPLPQEICISYILTLDEEDQVYLMDDAGNIESSQKHKPMGPQSTVHTEEEKSDVWGDERDDRDYLESLDDFEQKSEEISDQLLVSCMADFDSQ, encoded by the exons ATGAGTAAGTGGGGGGATCGACTGAAGAAAGTTGAGCAGCTCGCTCAGTCGTTCCAGAAAAATCCTCTGACGACACCTTACAAGCCTCGACTGTGGCCCTGCCAGCCTTCGTCTGTTTGGAAACTCTTCCCTCGTCAATGCATGGCTATCAGCTTCGCTCAGAGCTGCAAAGAG GCTGTGCATGTTTTTgcacttgaaaaagaaaaggaggtgGTGGGTCAAAGGATTTACCTGGTTACCAGTTACAGTGAGCTGTGGTTTTACTACag GACTTACACCCAGTCTTTGATGCACTGTTACGAGGTGATACCAGAGGGAGCTGTCTGTAAGCTCTACTTGGACTTGGAGTTCCACAAACCTTCAAACAAAGGATCTGATGGGAAAACTATGGTGTCTTTGCTTATCCAG TACGTCTGTGACAAGTTATTGGAAGTTTATGGGATTGAATGCTCTGTGAAAAATGTCCTCAATCTCGACTCCAGCACTGAGGAGAAATTCAGCAGACATCTCATCTTCTGTCTCCAACAAGCAGCTTTCAAAGACAACATTCATGTTG GAAGGTTCATCCATGCAATTCTTCAGCCCGTCCTAAACAAACCCAAAAATGGAAGCCACCTTGATAATGGAGTGGAAACACG AACACAAGCAGCGAGTCCAGAGATGAAGAGGCGTAAAGCGGAAGGGAGAGACCTCAGCTTCCTCCAGGTGAAAAACAAAGATGGTAGAGACTCTCTCTTTGTGGATCTTG GCGTctacacaaagaacagaaattTCCGCCTGTACAAGTCGTCTAAAGCGGGGAAGAATGCTGCGTTCACTGTGGCAGAAGATAACCAGTGCATTGCCAAACCTGAGAAGGGAACTTCTTTGGAGGAAAGCATTTTCTTGGCCTCCTTAGTGTGTAACGTGAG CTTCACAGGTCAGAGGATTCTTACATGGGATGTCCCAGAATCAAGTGAGCCCAAAATCTCTCCCTCTAAGTGCCAACAAGGGTCGGGTTCAGACTCAG GTGCACTTTCTGGCTTCCTGTCATCCCCTCACCAAGAAGTGGACAACTTTGTATTAACGGTGGTTAGAAAGGATGGGATCCAAGGAA GCTTAAGACGATGGAACTACTTCGCCGCAGAGCAACTTCTCGTTTATGACATCGCCAAATACCGCTGGTGTGAAAACGTGGGGCGGTTTCACAAAAGCAACAACATCAT GATCGTTGTGGATCTGAAAGAGGAAGTGTGGTACCAGAAGTGCCACGATCCTGACTGCAGGAACTTCAGGTCCTCGA GTTACCCACTGCCACAAGAGATCTGTATCAGCTACATCTTGACGCTG GATGAGGAGGACCAAGTGTACCTCATGGATGATGCTGGCAATATTGAAAGCAGCCAGAAACATAAACCCATGGGCCCACAGAGCACAGTTCACACAGAGGAGGAGAAATCTGATGTGTGGGGAGATGAACGGGATGATCGGGACTATTTGGAGAGTCTAGATGATTTTGAACAGAAGAGTGAAGAGATCTCAGACCAGCTCCTGGTCAGTTGTATGGCAGATTTTGATTCCCAGTAG